One Solanum lycopersicum chromosome 2, SLM_r2.1 genomic region harbors:
- the CYP77B11 gene encoding cytochrome P450 77A1 codes for MEVMDILLLGLAILFLFIWWKYWSITGGGKKNLPPGPPGWPLVGNLFQVILQRRPFIYVVRDLRKKYGPIFTMQMGQRTLVIITSSELIHEALVQNGPLFASRPPDSPIRLIFSVGKCAINSAEYGPLWRALRRNFVTELINPTRIKQCSWIRKWAMEYHMKRLEYEVSENGFVEVMANCRLTICSILICLCFGAKISEERIKKIESILKDVMLITAPQLPDFLPVLTPLFRSQVKQAKKLRQTQLEYLTPLVRDRKAFVDSNGDPNSSESEMVSPIGAAYVDSLFSLEPPGRKLGEAEIITLVSETIGAGTDTSATALEWALLHLVMNQEIQEKLYEEIVDCVGKNGSISESDVEKLPYLGAIVKETFRRHPPSHFVLSHSVTNDTQLGGYNIPSDAYVEFYTAWLTEDPSLWKDPTEFRPERFLTGDGVDVDLTGMRGVKMLPFGAGRRICPAWSLGTLHINLMLAKMVHKFKWIPIPGNPPDPTETFAFTVVMKNPLKAIILPRI; via the exons atggagGTAATGGATATTCTATTACTTGGCTTAGcaattctctttttatttatatggtggAAATATTGGTCAATCACcggtggtggaaagaaaaattTGCCACCGGGTCCTCCTGGTTGGCCATTGGTTGGAAATCTTTTTCAAGTTATTCTCCAACGTCGTCCATTTATTTACGTAGTACGTGATTTACGTAAAAAATATGGACCTATTTTCACCATGCAAATGGGACAACGTACCCTTGTTATAATTACTAGTTCCGAACTAATCCACGAGGCATTAGTTCAAAACGGCCCGCTTTTCGCGAGCCGTCCACCGGATTCACCGATCCGTTTGATATTCTCCGTGGGAAAGTGCGCCATCAACTCGGCGGAGTATGGCCCGTTGTGGCGCGCACTCCGACGCAATTTTGTTACGGAGTTGATTAATCCAACGAGGATTAAGCAGTGTAGTTGGATAAGGAAATGGGCTATGGAATATCATATGAAAAGGCTTGAGTATGAGGTTTCTGAGAATGGGTTCGTGGAAGTGATGGCTAATTGTAGGCTTACCATATGTAGCATTCTAATTTGTCTTTGTTTTGGAGCTAAAATTTCTGAAGAGAGAATTAAGAAGATTGAGAGTATACTTAAAGATGTTATGCTTATTACAGCTCCTCAACTTCCTGACTTTTTGCCAGTGCTTACACCCTTGTTTCGCAGCCAAGTGAAACAGGCAAAAAAATTGAGGCAGACTCAACTTGAGTACCTAACTCCTTTG GTACGAGACAGAAAGGCATTTGTGGACAGCAATGGAGATCCTAATAGCAGTGAATCAGAAATGGTAAGTCCAATTGGTGCAGCCTATGTTGATTCATTATTTAGTCTCGAGCCACCTGGCAGGAAACTAGGAGAAGCAGAGATTATCACACTTGTTTCAGAAACAATAGGTGCAGGAACTGATACAAGTGCCACAGCACTTGAATGGGCATTGCTTCACTTAGTAATGAACCAAGAAATCCAAGAAAAACTCTACGAAGAAATAGTTGATTGTGTTGGTAAAAATGGTTCCATTTCAGAAAGTGATGTTGAAAAATTGCCTTATCTTGGAGCCATTGTGAAGGAGACTTTTAGAAGGCATCCACCTAGCCATTTTGTTTTATCACATTCTGTAACAAATGACACACAATTAGGTGGCTACAATATCCCTTCGGATGCTTATGTTGAATTTTACACCGCATGGTTAACGGAGGATCCGAGCCTATGGAAAGACCCGACCGAGTTTCGACCCGAAAGGTTTTTGACCGGGGACGGAGTTGACGTGGACTTAACCGGAATGAGAGGTGTCAAGATGCTACCATTCGGGGCGGGTCGTCGGATCTGCCCCGCTTGGTCATTGGGTACGTTGCACATTAATCTGATGCTTGCCAAGATGGTTCATAAATTCAAGTGgatacccatacccggcaaCCCACCCGACCCGACAGAGACCTTTGCTTTTACCGTAGTGATGAAAAATCCCCTCAAAGCAATTATTTTGCCAAGGatctaa